A region from the Lytechinus variegatus isolate NC3 chromosome 6, Lvar_3.0, whole genome shotgun sequence genome encodes:
- the LOC121417450 gene encoding splicing factor 3A subunit 2-like — translation MDFQNRAGGKTGGGGVASQSESNRDRRERLRQLALETIDLNKDPYFMRNHLGSYECKLCLTLHNNEGSYLAHTQGKKHQSNLARRAAKEAKDAPAQPAPEKSRVEIRKFVKIGRPGYKVTKQKDPDNDQQSLLFQIDYPEISEGTYPRHRFMSAYEQRIEPPDKKWQYLLFAAEPYETISFKVPSREVDKSENKFWTSWNKETKQFFLQFHFKMEIKPMVPPPPTPSALKGAPHIGANPPVPPTPPAGMPPPGMPPGPPGMPRLPPPPNMPMPPPPPFPMPHGMMPPRPIPPPNSMPLPPPPVPPPSAGGSGPMPRLHPPPPPPPNMPLPPPNMGGNLPLPIPPPPRPPSAVSSGGVPNFLPPPPAPPPMPPPPSMDLPTSTSEDKTSTSETSSSS, via the exons ATGGACTTCCAAAACCGCGCTGGAGGGAAAACGGGCGGAGGGGGCGTGGCCTCCCAGTCAGAGTCTAACCGCGACAGGAGAGAGAGGCTGAGACAGCTTGCCTTGGAAACCATTGATCTCAATAAG GATCCTTACTTTATGAGGAATCATTTGGGATCTTATGAATGCAAGCTTTGTTTGACGTTACACAACAACGAAGGCAGTTACTTGGCGCATACCCAGGGCAAGAAGCATCAATCTAATCT AGCTCGTCGAGCAGCAAAGGAAGCCAAGGATGCACCTGCCCAGCCAGCGCCGGAGAAGTCTCGGGTCGAGATCAGAAAATTTGTCAAGATTGGGAGGCCAGGATATAAAG ttacGAAACAGAAAGACCCTGATAATGATCAGCAGAGCTTATTATTCCAG ATTGATTATCCCGAGATATCAGAAGGAACCTACCCCCGTCATCGCTTCATGTCGGCTTACGAGCAGAGGATAGAACCCCCAGATAAGAAGTGGCAATATCTCCTCTTTGCCGCCGAGCCGTATGAAACCATTTCATTCAAG GTTCCTAGTAGAGAAGTAGACAAGAGTGAGAACAAGTTCTGGACATCATGGAACAAGGAAACGAAACAG TTTTTCCTACAGTTTCATTTCAAGATGGAGATCAAGCCGATGGTTCCTCCCCCACCCACCCCCAGTGCCCTTAAAGGAGCCCCTCATATTGGAGCGAACCCCCCTGTCCCCCCGACACCCCCAGCTGGTATGCCTCCACCGGGCATGCCCCCCGGTCCACCCGGAATGCCACGCCTTCCTCCACCCCCCAACATGCCcatgcccccaccccctcccttcCCCATGCCTCATGGCATGATGCCGCCCCGCCCGATCCCTCCCCCAAACTCCATGCCCCTCCCGCCGCCCCCGGTTCCCCCACCCAGCGCCGGAGGCAGCGGCCCCATGCCGCGGTTGcacccccctcctccccctccacCCAACATGCCCCTCCCACCCCCAAACATGGGGGGCAACCTTCCCCTACCCATCCCCCCTCCACCCCGTCCCCCAAGCGCCGTCTCATCAGGCGGGGTGCCTAACTTCCTGCCTCCCCCTCCGGCCCCTCCCCCGATGCCCCCTCCTCCCAGCATGGATCTACCAACATCGACATCGGAAGACAAGACTTCAACCAGCGaaacctcatcatcatcatag